Within Burkholderia diffusa, the genomic segment CGTCTCGGCGAGCTGGCCGTTCGTGTGGTCTGACGCGCGTTTCTCGATTTCCTCGAAAGGTCACATCGTGCAACTGCATAGCTTCTTCAACAGTTCGACCTCCTATCGGGTGCGCATCGCGCTCGCGCTGAAAGGACTGCCGTACGACACGCTGCCCGTGAACATCCGCACGGGCGAGCATCGCGAGGCCGACTACGTCGCGCGGGTGAACCCGTCGGCGTCGGTGCCGGCGCTGGTCGACGGCGATTTCCGTCTCGGGCAGTCGCTGGCGATCATCGACTACCTCGATCAGATTCATCCGGTACCGCGGCTGATTCCGCTGGAGCCTCGGCGGCGCGCTCGCGTGCTGGAACTCGCGATGCTGATCGCGTGCGACATCCATCCGGTCAACAACCTGCGCGTGCTGCGCTACCTCGACAGCGAGCTGCAGGTCACACCGCAGCAGAAGACGGCCTGGTACCGGCACTGGATCGCGGAAGGCATGGCTGGCGTCGAGCGCCTGCTCGCTCGCGCGGACACGGGCCCGTGGTGTTTCGGCGATGCGCCGACGCTCGCCGACGTCTGCCTGGTGCCGCAGGTCGCGAACGCGCTGCGGATGGATTGCGACCTGAGCGCGTATCCGCGCAGCCTCGCGGTTCATGAACACGCGCGGCGCGATCCGGCGTTCGATGCGGCGCAGCCGCGGCGGCAACCGGACTACGTCGCGTAACACGAAGCAGGAGACAGACATGGGCGAGACAAACAATATGGGCCGACGCGTACTCGTGATCGGCGGCGGCATCGGCGGGCTCGCGACGGCGCTGGCGCTCGCGCGCCAGGGCATTCGCGTGAGGCTGCTCGAGCAAGCCGCGCAAATCGGCGAGATCGGCGCGGGCATCCAGCTCGCCGCGAATGCGTTCAATGCGCTCGACGCACTGGGCGTAGGCGAGGCCGCGCGCGGCCGCGCGGTGTTCACCGACCGGCTGCAACTGATGGATGCGGTCGATGCGCGGGAAGTCGCGTGCATCGATACGGGCGCCGCATATCGCGAACGCTTCGGCAACCCGTATGCGGTGATCCATCGCGCGGACATCCACCTGTCGATCTACGAGGCGGTCAAGGATCATCCGCTGATCGAATTCCGGACCAGCACGCAGGTGTGCGGGTTCGAGCAGGACGGCAACGGCGTGACCGTGATCGACCAGCACGGCGAGCGTTATCGCGCGGACGCGGTGATCGGCTGCGACGGCGTGAAGTCCGCGATCCGGCAGACGCTGATCGGCGATGCGCATCGCGTGACGGGACACGTCGTGTACCGCGCGGTCGTCGACGTCGACAACATGCCGACGGATCTGCAGATCAATGCGCCGGTCGTCTGGGCCGGCCCGCATTGCCATCTCGTCCACTACCCGCTGCGCGGCGGACGGCAATACAACCTGGTCGTCACGTTCCACAGCCGCGAGCAGGAAACCTGGGGCGTGCGCGACGGCAGCAAGGATGAGGTGCTGTCGTACTTCGACGGCATTCACCCGCTGCCGAAGCAGATGCTCGACCGGCCGACGTCGTGGAAGCGCTGGGCGACCGCCGATCGCGACTCGGTCGACCGCTGGAGCGCGGGCCGCGCGACGGTGCTCGGCGACGCCGCCCATCCGATGACGCAATACATCGCGCAGGGCGCGTGCCAGGCGCTCGAGGATGCGGTGACGCTCGGCGCGGCCGTCGCGCAGCACGACGGCGACTTCGAGGCCGCGTTCGCGCTGTACGAACGCGTGCGGATTCCGCGCACCGCGCGCGTGCTGTATTCGGCGCGCGAGATGGGGCGGATCTATCACGCGAAGGGCGTCGAGCGGCAGGTGCGCAATGCGCTTTGGGTCGGACGCACGCAGGCGCAGTTCTACGACGCGCTCGAGTGGCTGCACGGCTGGCGTGCGGAGGATTGCCTGAAGACCGTCGCCTGACGCGCTTCAGCCCGGATCCGGCGGCGCGCCTTCCAACGACATCGCGCGCGACCGCCTTCATGGAGGAGACATCATCATGGCCGATACGCTGTCCATCGACGTCAGCGAATGGATCGACCGGCATCGCGTTGCGCCGTTTCAGGCCGCGATCGTCATGCTGTGCTTCCTGATCGTCGCAATCGACGGTTTCGACACGGCATCGATCGGGTTCATCGCTCCCGTCATTCGCTCGGAATGGGGCCTGTCGCCCGCACAGCTCGCGCCGGTATTCGGCGCGGGGCTCGCCGGGCTGATGGCCGGCGAGCTCGTGTTCGGGCCGTTCGGCGACCGGTTCGGCCGCAAGCGCCTGTTGCTCGCCTGTGTCGCGTGCTTCGGTATCGCGAGTGCGGCGTCGGCCAGCGCGGGCGGCTTGACCGAACTGATCGCATGGCGCTTCGTGACCGGCCTCGGGCTCGGCGGCGCGATGCCGAACGCGATCACGCTGACGTCCGAGTATTGCCCCGCGCGGCGGCGCTCGCTGCTCGTGACGACGATGTTCTGCGGCTTCACGATCGGCTCCGCGCTTGGCGGGCTCGCGGCCGCGTCGCTGATCGAACGCGACGGCTGGCGCGCGGTGCTCGTCGTCGGCGGTGTCGCGCCGCTGCTGCTTCTGCCGATGCTCGCGTGGCGACTGCCGGAGTCGGTGCGCTACCTCGTCAACACCGGCGCGCCGCGCGAGCGGATCGCGGCGATGCTCGCGCGCATCGCACCGGACCCGCATCTCGCGCACGCGTCGTTCGTCGCGCCGCGCGGCAAGCCGGCCGGGTCGCCGCTCGGCCGACTGTTCGCCGCCGACCTGCTGCGCGGCACGCTGCTGCTATGGCTGACCTTCTTCATGAGCCTGCTCGTCATCTACCTGCTGTCGAGCTGGCTGCCGACGTTGTTGCGCACGACCGGCGCGACGCTGCAGACGGCCGCGCGCGTGACCGCGATGTTCCAGGTCGGCGGCACGCTCGGCGCGATCGTGCTCGGCTGGCTGATGGACCGCTTCGATCCGCAGCGCGTGCTCGCGTGCAGCTATGCGGCGGCGGGTGTGTTCGTCGCGGCCATCGGGGTGCTGGCCGCATCGCCGGTGGGCGCGGCACTGGCCGTGTTCGCGGCCGGGTTCTGCGTGTCGGGCTCGCAGGTCGGCGCGAACGCGCTGTCGGCCGCGTTCTATCCGACCGAATGCCGAACCACGGGCGTGAGCTGGGCGAACGGGATCGGCCGGGGCGGGTCCGTCGTCGGCTCGATGGCGGGCGGCGCGATGCTAGCGATGGGGCTGCCGTTGTCGACGGCATTCGCATTCGTCGCGGTGCCGTGCGTGATTGCCGGGATCGCGGTGCTGGTGCTCGGCGCGGTGCGGGCCGGCGCGAAGCGTACGGCGGCAGCCGACGCGATTGCCGGCGAGCAGGCATAGCGTGGGCAGGGGGCGGCCATTGCCGATGGTGCCGTCT encodes:
- the maiA gene encoding maleylacetoacetate isomerase yields the protein MQLHSFFNSSTSYRVRIALALKGLPYDTLPVNIRTGEHREADYVARVNPSASVPALVDGDFRLGQSLAIIDYLDQIHPVPRLIPLEPRRRARVLELAMLIACDIHPVNNLRVLRYLDSELQVTPQQKTAWYRHWIAEGMAGVERLLARADTGPWCFGDAPTLADVCLVPQVANALRMDCDLSAYPRSLAVHEHARRDPAFDAAQPRRQPDYVA
- a CDS encoding 3-hydroxybenzoate 6-monooxygenase, with product MGETNNMGRRVLVIGGGIGGLATALALARQGIRVRLLEQAAQIGEIGAGIQLAANAFNALDALGVGEAARGRAVFTDRLQLMDAVDAREVACIDTGAAYRERFGNPYAVIHRADIHLSIYEAVKDHPLIEFRTSTQVCGFEQDGNGVTVIDQHGERYRADAVIGCDGVKSAIRQTLIGDAHRVTGHVVYRAVVDVDNMPTDLQINAPVVWAGPHCHLVHYPLRGGRQYNLVVTFHSREQETWGVRDGSKDEVLSYFDGIHPLPKQMLDRPTSWKRWATADRDSVDRWSAGRATVLGDAAHPMTQYIAQGACQALEDAVTLGAAVAQHDGDFEAAFALYERVRIPRTARVLYSAREMGRIYHAKGVERQVRNALWVGRTQAQFYDALEWLHGWRAEDCLKTVA
- a CDS encoding MFS transporter; the protein is MADTLSIDVSEWIDRHRVAPFQAAIVMLCFLIVAIDGFDTASIGFIAPVIRSEWGLSPAQLAPVFGAGLAGLMAGELVFGPFGDRFGRKRLLLACVACFGIASAASASAGGLTELIAWRFVTGLGLGGAMPNAITLTSEYCPARRRSLLVTTMFCGFTIGSALGGLAAASLIERDGWRAVLVVGGVAPLLLLPMLAWRLPESVRYLVNTGAPRERIAAMLARIAPDPHLAHASFVAPRGKPAGSPLGRLFAADLLRGTLLLWLTFFMSLLVIYLLSSWLPTLLRTTGATLQTAARVTAMFQVGGTLGAIVLGWLMDRFDPQRVLACSYAAAGVFVAAIGVLAASPVGAALAVFAAGFCVSGSQVGANALSAAFYPTECRTTGVSWANGIGRGGSVVGSMAGGAMLAMGLPLSTAFAFVAVPCVIAGIAVLVLGAVRAGAKRTAAADAIAGEQA